The genomic stretch AGGCGGGGTCGTCGGCGCGCGTATCGTGCGGCGGCGCCGGCGACGCCGCGGCGAGCGCCGTCTCGAAGTCCGCGACCGCGAGCCGGCGCCCGGCGGGCGCCTCGCCGTCGCCGACGAGCAGCGCGTGGCGCAGCGTCGGCTGCGCCTCCAGGTCGTCGTGCAGCGCGCGCCAGGTCGCGCGATCGCAGACGATGGCGGCGGCGCCCGCGTCCTGCGTGATCCAGCGCACCTCGTCGGCGGTGAGCTGCGTCGAGGTCGGCACGGCGACGAGCCCGGCGCGCAGCGCGCCGAGGAACGCGACGGGGTACGCGAGGCAGTTCGGCAGGCGCACGAGGACGCGATCGCCGGGCGCGAGCCCGAGCCGCGCGACGAGACCCGTCATGCGGGCGACGCGGTCCGCCAGCTCGGCGTACGTCAGCTGCAGCACACCCGCGACGTCGTCGTCGACGATCACGGCAGGCCGGTCGGCGACGGGGGAGCCGGCGTGCGCGTCGGTGCAGGCCGCCCCGACGTTGAAGCGCTCGGGGACGTTCCACACCCAGGGCGGGAACGGCGTCACCGCAGCACGGGTGCCGTGCTCGGCGCGCGCCCCTCGACGAGGTCCTCCATGCGCGCGCGTGCGTGCGCCGTCGGCTCGGAGTGGGTGGTGAGGATGTCGAAGCGGTCGGTGCGGATGGCGTCGACCACCGCGGCCGCGACCTCGGCCGGCGGCAGGCTGCGCACGAGATCCTCGAGCGCGGCGGGCCGCTCGGCGCCGCCCGTGACCACCGCCGTCCTGCCGCGTCGCTCGTGCATCCCGGCGGCCTATCGCACGCCGCTCCGGGGCGTCAATTCACGCCGCCCGCTGGGCGCGGAAGCGGAAGGCGCCGCCGTGGCGCTCGACCTGCACGTCGACGAACCCCGCCGCCGCGAGTCGCGCCGGCAGGGCCTCGGGCGCGACCGGCACCAGCGTGTCGCGCACATGGACGAGGCGGAAGAGCAGGCTCGTGACGCTGTCCGACCCGGCGAGCCACGCCCCCGGCCGCAGCACGCGCGCCACCTCGGCGAGGAGCCGGTCCTGGAGCGCGGGGCTCGGCACGTGGTGCAGCATCGTGCACGCGACCGCGGCGTCGAAGGCCGCGTCGGGAAACGGCAGGCGCGTGGCGTCGCCCTGGAGCACGGTGACGTTCGCCCCGGCGAGGCGCGCCGCGAGCGCGGCGGCGAGCGCCGGGTCGATCTCGACCGCGGTGAGCCGCGCCACCCGGGCGCGCAGGACGTCGGTGACGAGCCCCGGCCCCGGTCCGACCTCGAGCGCGTGCGTCCCGAGGTCGACGCCGCCGAGCACCCAGGGCGCGAGACGGTGGTGGACGGTGCGGCGCCAGTGCGCCGAGCGGCAGTACCAGCGATGGACGCGGTTCATGCGCCCACCATGCCCGGCCCGCGTGGCGTCGGTCTCGCGTCATCCGGCCGATCGATGTCGTGAATCGGTCACATGCGGGCTAGGGTCGACGCCATGCCGCGTTCCCGCCGGGTGCCGACGTTCCTGGCCGTGCCCATGCGCGCACCCGTGGTCGGTCTCGCCGAACGCTACGCCGCCGGCGCCACGATCCCGCGCCATCGCCACCCCGTCGGGCAGCTGGTCTTCGCGGCGAGCGGCGTCATGACCGTCGGCACCCCCGCCGGCACCTGGGTCGTCCCGCCGCTGCGGGCGGTGTGGCTGCCGCCGCGGACCGTGCACGGCATCCGTATGATCGGGACGGTCGCCGTGCGGATGGTATACGTGGCGCCGTCGCACGCGGGCGGGCTGCCGGGCGCGCCCTGCGTGGTGCAGGTGTCGCCGCTCCTGCGCGAGTGCATCCTGCGCCTGATGGAGCTGCCGGCGTCCCGCCCCGCCGACGGGCCGGCGGCGCGTCTGGTCGCCGTCCTGCTCGACGAGATCCGGGCGGCGCCGGTCTCGCCCCTCCACCTCCCGCGGCCCGCCGACCCGCGCGCCCGGCGCCTCGTGCGCGCGCTCGAGGCCGATCCGAGCGACCGGCGGCCGCTGGCGGCGTGGGCGCGCACGACGGGCGCGAGCACGCGCACGCTCGCCCGCCTCTTCCAGCGCGAGACCGGCCTCGGCTTCCGCGCCTGGCGCCAGCAGCTGCGCCTGCTGCGCGGCCTCGAGCGGCTCGCCGCCGGCGAGCCGGTCACGCGCGTGGCGCTCGACGTCGGCTACGACAGCCCGAGCGCCTTCGTGGCGGCGTTCCGCCGCGCGCTGGGAACGTCGCCGGGCCGCTACTTCGCCGGGCGCGCGCCGTGAGCGGCGGACACGCGGGCGGGATCTGCTACCCTGCCGCGGTGTGGATCGCGCAGCGTCCCTCCGTGACCGGGTGCGCCCGGAGCCGGCCGCTCGGGTGACGACCGTCCCGCGCCGCGCGCGCTGGCGCATCGCGGTCCGCTCGGCGCAGATGGCGCGGGCGAGCCTCGCGGCCTCGGCGGTCTTCGCCCGCGAGCTGGTGCGCCTGCGTGGGCGCGGCGTCGACGCCGTGCCGCACGCCCTCGGCCGCGCGCTGGTGCGCGTCTGCACCGTGCTCGGCGCGACCTTCATCAAGGTCGGCCAGATCGCCTCGACCCGCGCCGACCTCCTGCCGCGCGGCCTGGTCGCCGAGCTGGCGCTGCTGCGCGACCAGGTGCCGGCGTTCGACTTCGCGCGCGTGCGGGCGATCGTCGAAGGCGACCTCCGCCAGCCGCTGGAGGCGCTCTACGCCGACTTCGAGGAGACCCCCGTCGCCGCGGCCTCCGTGGCCCAGGTGCACCGCGCCGTCTGGCGGGCGACGGGCGAGACGGTGGCCGTCAAGGTGCGGCGGCCCGACATCCTCGAGAAGGTCCGGCTCGACCGCTCGATCCTGCTCTTCGTCGGGCGCACGCTCGAGCGGCTGGTGCCGTCGTTCCGGCTGATGTCGCTCGAGGGCGCGCTCGAGACCTTCTGCGCCGCCGTCGAGGAGCAGATCCACCTCGTCAACGAGGCCGCGCACAACCGCCGCTTCACCCGCAACTTCGCCGGCGATCCCGACGTCCGCTTCCCGCGCCTGGTCGACGCCGGCTGCTCCGACGGCGTCCTCACCATGGAGTTCGTCGACGGCGTGCACGAGGACGCCCTCGCCGAGCACGGCGTCGACGTGCGCCGCATCGTCGACGCCGGCATGCGCTGCGTGTGCCGCATGGTCTTCCTGCACGGCTTCGTGCACGCCGACCTGCACCCCGGCAACGTGCGCTTCCTGCCGCCCGGTCGCATCGTCCTGCTCGACCTCGGCCTCGTCGGCGCGCTCGACGACGCCGACCGCCTCACCACCGCCGAGCTGCTGTTCGCGCTCTCGACCGGCGACGGGGCCACGGTCGCGCGCCTCTTCTACGACAACGCGCCGCACGCCGCGGTGCCCGACTACGCCGCCTACGAGGGCGAGATCGTCACCTTCGTCGACCACATCCGCGCCCGCGGCCTCGAGAACCTCCAGGTGACGCTCGAGATCGCGCGCATCTTCGACATCCTGCGCCGCCACCGCATCCAGGCGCGCAGCCACATGACGATGGTGAACCTGGCGCTCATGACCGCCGAGGGCCTCGGCAAGCGCCTCGCGCCCGACCTCTCGCTCACCGACGCGGCGCTGCCCTACCTCGCCGAAGCCCTCGGCCGCAGCGCGCCCGCGCGCGGCGCCTGAGTGGCCGTCTTCGACCTGCGACGCGGGCGGTGCGCGCGGCGCGCGACGCCGCCCGGCCTTGACCCTCGCGGCCGCGTACCGTAGCGCCGGCGGTGATGCCGCAGCTGCTCCTCTGTACGCTGTGCGACGACGTCCGCTTCGAGGTCGGCAACAAGCACACCCTCGTCGGGCTCTTCGACACCTTCAACGTCACCGACTTCGCCCAGCCGCTGCCGCCGTTCCGCGTCTTCGCGCGGCTCGCCGTCGACGCGCCGGGCACCCACACGGTGGTCCTCCGCATCCAGCACGTGGAGACCGATTTCCGCGTCGAGGTCACGGGACGGGTCGACGCCCGCCAGCCGAGCGAGGTGACCGGCCGCTTCGAGGCCATCTTCTCGGCGACGCTGCCGGCCATCCGCCTCCCCGGTCCCGGCCGCTACGACGTGCGCTTCGCGATCGGCGGCACCGACATCGGCGGCTGCGCCTTCCTCGCGCACGAGGTGACGCGCCCGGTCCTCCAGTAGTACAGAGCGCGCATGGAGACCGTGCGCTTCGACGTCGAGGGTCCCGTCGCGATCGTCACCATCGACCGGCCCGAGGTGCGCAACGCCGTCGACGGTCCGACCGCGACCCGGCTCGCCGACGCCTTCCGCCGCTTCGATGCCGACGCCGACCTCGCCGTCGCCGTGCTGACCGGCGCGGGCGGCACGTTCTGCGCGGGCGCCGACCTGAAGGCCGTCGCCGACGGCCGCGGCAACCGCGTCGCCGAGGACGGCGACGGTCCGATGGGCCCGTCGCGGATGCTGCTCTCGAAGCCGGTCGTCGCCGCGGTGGAGGGGCATGCCGTCGCGGGCGGCCTCGAGCTGGCCGTGTGGTGCGACCTGCGCGTCGCCGCCACCGACGCCGTCTTCGGCGTCTACTGCCGGCGCTGGGGCGTGCCGCTGATCGACGGCGGGACGATCCGCCTGCCCCGGCTGATCGGCCACGCGCACGCGCTCGACCTGATCCTCACCGGGCGCGGCGTCTCGGGCGAGGAGGCGCAGCGCATGGGGCTCGCGAACCGGCTCGTGGCGCCGGGCAGCGCGCGCGCCGAGGCGGTGCGTCTGGCCGCGGAGCTGGCGCGCTTCCCGCAGGGCTGCCTGCGCAGCGACCGCCTGTCGTCGTACGCGCAATGGGCGTTGCCGCTCGACCAGGCGCTGCGCCACGAGACGCGGGCGGGACTCGAGGTCATCCGCTCGGGCGAGACGCGCGCGGGCGCGGCCCGGTTCGCCGGCGGCGCCGGCCGGCACGGCCGCTTCGGCGACTGACGCCGCGTCAGACCGGCCCGCCGCCGGTGGCGAGCCCGTCCAGGTGGCTCGTCGAGTCGAGCAGCGTCACCCGCCGCGGCGGCACGCCCTCGAGGTCGGTGACCGAGGTGTTGCCCCAGGTCATGCCGAGCCGCATGCCCGGTGCGAGCTCGGCGTGGCGGCCGACGATCGCCCAGCACACGAGGCCGTGCGTGATCACCGCCAGCGGCCCCGGCGTCGCGGCCGCGAGCGCGCACACCCGTGTCCACGCCGCCGCCACCCGCGCGAAGAAGGCGTCCCAGGTCTCGCCGCCGGGCGGCGCGTAGTCGGGCGCGAAGATGTCGGTGCCGAGCTCGGCGTAGGCGCGGCCGCGCACGTCGCCGAAGTGACGCTCGCGCAGGAGCGGCTCCAGCTCGACGGGGAGGCCCGTGGCCGCGGCCACGGCGTCGGCGGTCTCGCGGGCGCGGCGGTAGTCGCTCGACAGGATGCGGGCGACGCGCGCGTCCCGGAGGCGGGCGGCGAGACGCTGCGCCTGGGCGCGGCCGCGCGCGCTCAGCGGGGCGTCCGGGAGCTGCACCACGCGTCGCGCGTTGTCGTCGGTCTCGCCGTGCCGGATCAGATGGAGCGCCACGCCCGATGCGTAGCCTG from bacterium encodes the following:
- a CDS encoding crotonase/enoyl-CoA hydratase family protein, producing the protein METVRFDVEGPVAIVTIDRPEVRNAVDGPTATRLADAFRRFDADADLAVAVLTGAGGTFCAGADLKAVADGRGNRVAEDGDGPMGPSRMLLSKPVVAAVEGHAVAGGLELAVWCDLRVAATDAVFGVYCRRWGVPLIDGGTIRLPRLIGHAHALDLILTGRGVSGEEAQRMGLANRLVAPGSARAEAVRLAAELARFPQGCLRSDRLSSYAQWALPLDQALRHETRAGLEVIRSGETRAGAARFAGGAGRHGRFGD
- a CDS encoding AarF/ABC1/UbiB kinase family protein, translating into MTTVPRRARWRIAVRSAQMARASLAASAVFARELVRLRGRGVDAVPHALGRALVRVCTVLGATFIKVGQIASTRADLLPRGLVAELALLRDQVPAFDFARVRAIVEGDLRQPLEALYADFEETPVAAASVAQVHRAVWRATGETVAVKVRRPDILEKVRLDRSILLFVGRTLERLVPSFRLMSLEGALETFCAAVEEQIHLVNEAAHNRRFTRNFAGDPDVRFPRLVDAGCSDGVLTMEFVDGVHEDALAEHGVDVRRIVDAGMRCVCRMVFLHGFVHADLHPGNVRFLPPGRIVLLDLGLVGALDDADRLTTAELLFALSTGDGATVARLFYDNAPHAAVPDYAAYEGEIVTFVDHIRARGLENLQVTLEIARIFDILRRHRIQARSHMTMVNLALMTAEGLGKRLAPDLSLTDAALPYLAEALGRSAPARGA
- a CDS encoding helix-turn-helix transcriptional regulator, producing MRAPVVGLAERYAAGATIPRHRHPVGQLVFAASGVMTVGTPAGTWVVPPLRAVWLPPRTVHGIRMIGTVAVRMVYVAPSHAGGLPGAPCVVQVSPLLRECILRLMELPASRPADGPAARLVAVLLDEIRAAPVSPLHLPRPADPRARRLVRALEADPSDRRPLAAWARTTGASTRTLARLFQRETGLGFRAWRQQLRLLRGLERLAAGEPVTRVALDVGYDSPSAFVAAFRRALGTSPGRYFAGRAP
- a CDS encoding histidine phosphatase family protein; this encodes MALHLIRHGETDDNARRVVQLPDAPLSARGRAQAQRLAARLRDARVARILSSDYRRARETADAVAAATGLPVELEPLLRERHFGDVRGRAYAELGTDIFAPDYAPPGGETWDAFFARVAAAWTRVCALAAATPGPLAVITHGLVCWAIVGRHAELAPGMRLGMTWGNTSVTDLEGVPPRRVTLLDSTSHLDGLATGGGPV
- a CDS encoding class I SAM-dependent methyltransferase; this encodes MNRVHRWYCRSAHWRRTVHHRLAPWVLGGVDLGTHALEVGPGPGLVTDVLRARVARLTAVEIDPALAAALAARLAGANVTVLQGDATRLPFPDAAFDAAVACTMLHHVPSPALQDRLLAEVARVLRPGAWLAGSDSVTSLLFRLVHVRDTLVPVAPEALPARLAAAGFVDVQVERHGGAFRFRAQRAA